The following coding sequences lie in one Gouania willdenowi chromosome 5, fGouWil2.1, whole genome shotgun sequence genomic window:
- the LOC114463008 gene encoding coiled-coil domain-containing protein 40-like: MDMELLLMTRKQLLCQWNNSLLEMQKRDEPFSAKQEAVFKDRQQLILLDEEIDKYNKSIKAIEEQNQTMITELEWYRTDCAALTKRISEKRSQQKALQSRYREHEHLLEQTSKSLVVLKMNISTQQAELNNYSKKMDKISSIRQELENKIITHMEQQLPHKNKDEHSLIKKTTSLKTEKQSLLQHQESNITEIKLASHNANVLVGTLELTQQDLEEEIRQLNKHLTIIRTDILSHMKLLKQKQGTITDYKIRSTKL; encoded by the coding sequence ATGGACATGGAGTTGTTGTTGATGACACGTAAACAGTTGCTATGTCAGTGGAACAACAGTCTGCTGGAAATGCAAAAACGGGATGAGCCTTTTAGTGCCAAGCAGGAGGCAGTATTTAAGGACAGGCAGCAGTTGATTCTGCTGGATGAGGAGATcgataaatacaataaatccaTCAAAGCAATAGAAGAGCAAAATCAGACGATGATCACTGAGCTGGAATGGTATAGAACTGACTGCGCAGCACTCACAAAGCGCATCAGTGAAAAGCGGAGTCAGCAGAAGGCTTTGCAGAGCCGCTACAGAGAGCATGAGCACTTACTGGAGCAAACATCAAAAAGCCTGGTTGTGCTCAAAATGAACATTAGTACACAGCAGGCTGAACTCAACAATTACAGCAAGAAAATGGATAAAATAAGTTCCATCCGTCAGGAGCTTGAGAATAAGATCATCACCCACATGGAGCAGCAGCTCccccacaaaaacaaagatgagCATTCCCTCATCAAGAAGACAACTTCTCTGAAGACAGAGAAGCAAAGTCTGCTGCAGCATCAGGAGAGTAATATCACTGAAATAAAGTTGGCGAGCCACAACGCCAATGTTCTGGTGGGCACTCTGGAACTCACTCAGCAAGACCTTGAAGAAGAAATCAGACAACTGAATAAGCATCTGACCATCATCCGGACTGATATTTTGTCACATATGAAGCTCCTTAAGCAGAAGCAGGGGACGATTACAGACTACAAAATAAGATCAACAAAATTGTAG